The window AGGGTGCAAGGAGCGTGGGGTACATTGGGACAAGCCATCTCTGACGGGCTTTTCCTTCTAGGATTCTGCGTGAGTCTGAGGATCTGGGCAGCTGTGGGTGAGTCCTCCACATCCCTTATTTCTGTGTTCAGCAGAGCAGGCGGGGCTGAGGCAGATGACACTGGTGGGCAGGGTGAGACCCCTGTCAGTACAGTGAGAGCCACATGCCCTTTGGATCCCAGGTCCTCTATTGGCCTTGATACTCATCTTCACTCTCCCCAGAAGTTAGCCAGGCTCTGGACTCTGGACCTGAAGGGACAGTGTGAAGTCtaggagctgggagctgggcccCCTGAGTGTCATTTCTATCATGAGTGGGAGTGAGGGGCTGCCACTCACAGACCCCTCTCCAACAAGGTGTCATCTCCAACCGGCCCTTCACAACAGGATCTGCTGGACCGCCCGCTAGACCTGAccccaggggaggggctgggcatcAGGCAGGGCCAGCTGGACCTTGTCCCACATTTGAAGGAGGCTAGCTAACAAAGGAGTGAGGTTCATGGTTTCCTTCCTGCTTTTCAGTCAAGCGGCTTTTTCTCTTCTTAGTTGTGTTACTGTTAGTCACTCTctcaagtctgactctgtgaccccatggactgtagctcagcaggctcctctgtccatggggttctccaggcaagaatcctggaaggggttgccatttccttctccggggcatcttccctACCTGAGGACTGAACCCTGCTCTttgcagggagactctttacTGTTTGACCTACAAAGAATACAACACGGAAGTCCTTTAACATCatatttctgtgatgttttcctTCGCATGCATTGCACAGtgtgcaggatctcagtttcctgatgagggattcaacccaggcccttggcataGAAAGTGCTGAGTACTAATCCCTTGACTGCCTAGGAATCCCCaatgttttgtgttttgagaGAGTTTTCAACATTTTGTCAGTCCAAGGACTTATTCTTCTCCTGAGAAGAATCACTGCTGAGAATCACATCCTTAGGCTCTCCATGATGTCTGTCCTGGTTTGACTGTGTCTCTGTCTTTCCCCAAGCCCTAGGTGTCCTTGAGTATCAGGGTGATGCACTTTATAGTTGGCACCTTGGAAAAATTGAAGGGGAAGCGCTCCAACAagagcagtggggagaggggactgTTCCTATTTTCCTCTCAAAGCCTGTGCCTCCATCTCTCCTAGGTGAATTTGAGAAGCCCTCTTTGTCAGCCTGGCCAAGCCCCGTGGTTCCCTTAGGACAGACTGTGACTCTCCAGTGTCACTTCCGATCTCCACTTAAGAGATTCAGACTGTTCAAAGCAGATGGGACCAGTTTGTCTGAGCTCATGGGAAATCATTTCAACAACTTCACCCTTGGCCCAGTGACCGGAGAACATGCTGGGTCCTACACGTGTTCTGGATTCTCCAGGTTTCTCCTTCTGTTGCCCATACACAGTGACCCCCTGCACATTGTCATCACAGGTATGAGGGGTCCAGCCAAGCCTGGGACAGCCTTCTATGCAGGCAATCCCACCCTAGGTCCAAGTTCCTTATATGGTTCAAGACTTAGTGATTCCTAGCCAGAAATGAACCAGGAAAGAGAACCCAGTGTGAGAGTTTAAACTCTGGGTGTTGAATAGATGGGGTGCCCGGCTCAGGAAGGAGGAGACTCCCTCGGCATGAGTTAGACAGGATGCAGCCACTGCCTGCCCGCAGGGGTATGGGGAACGACCCTGATCCAGCACCTGCCACGCAGTAGGGAGCTGTAGTCCCTGATGAAGGCGGTGGAGCCCCAGGGAGGAGTCTCAGGGGCCATGAGACATGAGATGGGGTCAAATgggaaatgttcccttttctccacctccaTCCCACCATCCTGCCAGTCATCGCCCACATTCTATATGAGTGTGAAGGGAGCCAGGGAATGCATCCTCAGAACCACCCAGCTCCCCACCACGCATATTAGGGATCGGAAGAAGctgagagcatggcaacccactccagtattctcacatggagaatcccgtggacagaggagcttggcaggctccattccctggggtcccacagagtcagacacgagtgaagtgactgagcatgcatgcctgaAGCTGAGAGCAGATCCAGCAGCTAAAGAGTTTAGAATAaacacagaggaggctggaggtcttgagcaaagagaaagagaaaagcatgagCCAGAGCCTGAGAACAAGGCTAGACAGAATGCAACAGGCCAGACAGGAAGGGTCATTGGCTTTGGTGgttccatttttcacaccttcagcTCGCAGGGGAAGCACTGAGGCCGGATGACTCACTGAAGCTCACAACCTCTTTGCTCCTAGGTGTGTTCACAAAACCCGCCATCTCAGCCCACCCAGGCCCCCTCGTGCAGGAGGGAAGGAATGTGACCCTTCGCTGTCACTCACCACTGTGGTTTGACAAGTTTATCCTGCACCAGGAAAACAGCACAGGGCATTTCCAGACACGTGGAGAGATGTTCACGGGTGGGCATGCCTCAGCTGACTTCTCCATTGGCCCCATGACTTTGGCGAGAGCGGGCACCTACAGATGCTATGGCTCTGTCAGCCACTCCCCCTATGAGTGGTCAGCCCCCAGCGACCCCGTGGACATCGTCACCACAGGTGAGTGTGTCCAGACCAGTCCCTTCTGCTGTCTGTGTCACAGAAGGTCTGGTGTCCAGTCCAGCATCAGTATCAGGAGAGAATGATGGGCGTGCAGAGACACTCACCCACTTGGAGAGGGAACAATCCGGAGAGAGAGGAGGTGTAAACAcggaaggaaaagagaacagagtACCTGCCATGTGGTAAAGAGAAGACACAGCCGGTGACAGAGGGAAGCAGCAAGAACGTGAAAGAAAGAACAATGGAGAAAGATGTACCAGAGCAGGGACCCGAGCAGTTCCCGGCTCAGGCAGCCAACGATGGTTGGTTAAGGGGCTGGTTTTCTCACCTTCATGTCAGAGCTCCCTTCCTCTGTCAGGAGCTCTGTGGTACCAGAGGCCCTTGCAGTCCGGCCCCTGGGTGATCGAGATAGAGGTCAACTCCCTGACGTTGCTCAGCCTCATGATTTAACGCGTCCTTCTGCACAAAGAGGGGGAAGTGGTCCCTCCAACCCTTCCCACCAAGGAGTTCCTTCCAGCCCTGGGAGTGGGCAGAGCAGCGTTGAACACTCCCTCAAGAGTGAGGTGGTCAAATATCCTGTGAGGTTCTGCCAATTTCCACTCCATAATATCTGCATCTGGATCATTACCATGTTTTCTTAGGGTCCCAGCCATAGTTAGTAGGTTCCGTTTTTCAAGAGCAGCCCAATctggttgatttttaaattttcttttttggttgaaTTCTAGTTAATTTAAGATGTTGTTATTTCCTGTAGTAGGTAAGAATGATTcagttgttcatttatttatatttctttgtttaaaaaaggaTCTCAAGTGACACTCCATTATTAAAGTTAAGTTTGAATTTTCCCCTGTACTGGGTATTCCTTGCTGTGgggctttctctcctctcctggtGGTGGGCGGCCTTCTCATTGCAATGTTTCTCTCATTGCACACTTTTGGCTCCATTTAGGACTAGAGTTACTCAGTGCTCTAAGATCAAGGTGTTCCTTCAAGGTCTGTCCAAGAAACCCTCTCTCTCAGACGAAGGGGGCCCCGTGGTGAGGTCAGGAGAGAACATGACCTTGGTCTGCAGCTCCGAGTGCGCCTTTGACAAGTTCCATCTGCTCAGGGAGGGGGAGAACCTTGGGCGCCTGCTCGCTGGAGGGCAGGGCCCCCACGGAGCACTCCAGGCAGCATTCCCTCTGGGTCCTGGGACCCTAGCCCACAGCAGGGCCTACAGGTGCTACAGCTCCTTCACTCGCTCTCACTATGTGTGGTCAGACCCCAGCGACCCCCTGCTCCTGTCTGTCACAGTTGAGGACCCTCCTCCTGGCCCAGCTTTCTTGTTGCTGTCCAGTCGCTatgttgtgtcccactctttgtgatcccatgggctgaagcacaacagactcctctgtccttcactatctccccttcgtggatcacagccttgtcgtgaTGAAGgtgcttgtgtaactcaatgaagccatGAGCCATGTCGTGCAGGGCCATCCAAGCCTGACGGTCATAGTGAAGAgtcctgacaaaatgtggtctccggaggatgaaatggctacccactccaggatccttgcatCGAGAACCCGTGAAGAGTCCCATGCTTTACAGTATAGTAAATGAGAATGCGGTGTGCAAAAAGTCCATTTGGCTTTTTCCGTACTCTTACTCTATCTCTGAGCTCTATCTCAAGGGCCCCGTGCTGGTGTCAGGGGACCTTTGGGCTTCTGGAGAAATGGAGGCAATGAGaaccagagaggaagagagatcgTCGATGGCATCTCAACCTACTTCCACCTCCTGTGTGGATGCTCTTCATCAGAGTCCTGTCTATCCAGGCAAATAAAGAAAAGGGTCAGGGTAgacccaggaggaggagaagctaGGCTGCTTTGGGAAGATCAGAGATTGCATCTGCCCCTTGCTCTTAGTGTTTTCCCAAAGCacctcagatatacaggtgaTTTCCCAATTAAGGAGCATAGATATTCATTCCCGGAGCAGAAAGAATGTCTCTTGCTTACAGCTTTCTTTCACCACCAGGCAtatccttcctgcctccttccacTGTCACTTCTTCAGGATGGAGGGTCTACTCAATGCATTCATGGGGAGGGACCAgaagctctcccctcccccatcagtgCTCTGGCTGATGACAGAGTCAAAAGACAGGCAGGAGGTCAACCTTCCAGAAAGAATAGTCCTCATTCATGGGTTACTTGCTCACcccttctgtcttctttctcctaGAATCCACTGCAAGTACTTGCCCATCAACCGTGAATCCACACACCACAGGAGGTAAGCAAGTCTGTCTCCTATCTCAGCAAGTGTCTGAGAAGACAGAGGGTTCCTGTGTGAGTGTTGGTTCTACCACCTCCtatttctgtgactttgggcTTCTCAACGTTCCTGTCATGTCAGCATTTGAGATCATGGTCTGTATTAGAACCAGAGGGGGCATTGAGTTTCTCATGGTCTGGGACTGGGAATTTCTAACTTGGAGAGAGCGGGTCTGAGTGACCTGACCCCATTCTGAAGGGAGATGCTTACCCTCCCTCCACCAGGATCTTTGGAgaaggatggtgggggtgggggagaagaggaGAATTGTAGGGAGCACTTTAATATGTGCTATTCTTTTACTATtgttttatgaaataaacattCCACTGTTCAGAAATAGAAGTGTCATGTCCTCTTGAGAATTCCATTCCCCGTATATGTGGATGGAGGGGTAATCATATTGAGAATTAAAGGGGTCTCCAATCATGCATAAACACCATGCCTTGATGAGGGGAACAGAGAAAAACTCCATCAGTGCCCGAGGGACCTTGGTTCAGACCTCTGCTGGTCTTGCACAGCCTCTTTACTTTATCCACTGCTAGCATCTCTCCTGGATGCTTTGGTACCTCCTGAGAAGTGGAGACATAACTGATCAGGTTGAGAGCTGCTGACACACTTTGACACAAGGATACAATAAATCCTGTGTGTAGGGGCAGGGTGTATGCAACGAATAACCAGAACTTCTCCCGTTTGCTTGTTGGCAGAAGCAAAGCTTCCTCAAGGCCACTCCAGCCAACTGCACCTTCTCCTTAGGCTCTCCGTAGCATTCATCTATACCAGCATCTTCCTTGCTGTTCTTGTCTGTCACTGGTTTCCCAAAAAGTAAGTATGAAGAGCCAAACTGTCACTGGTGTTCTACCCAAAATCATAAGTCTGAAGCAGGGAAGGACAGTGTTATCTGACCCAGGGGGAGGTGGGCTCAGAGCAGAAAATGGCATTTTCACTTCCTGTAGGTTAAGAACTGATTTACCTTTGTAATCCCTGAGGGAATATCTTCCAGAGAACCATGGAACCCTGTtctttatatgaaaatatgtgttcatttatttttatctgcttCAGGTCTTGGCAGCAGCATGGGGGAAtcttaattgtggtgctggggtgTGGTTCAAGGCTCCAGAGCTCACAGGGTCagcagttgcagcctgtggggctTAGCTGCTTCACAGCACAATGGGTCTCGGTTCTcccaccagggacagaacccacactCTCTGCATGGGAAGGAGGACTCTTTATCCCCAGCCACCAGGGACGCTCCAAGCCCTGTTCTTCCTTCCAGCCACAGCCATCTGTTCTTGTGCCCTTTATGATCTTGGGAATCTGCTGATACACATTAGAGGATGGCCCATAACAGAAGACGTAGGATGGGCTCTGAGGGTTTGCACAGGTTCTTGAGAGAGTCCGTCAGTGGATCCGCTTttatatgggattttttttatttttttaagtggagtAGACAGGCTAAGCAACCTGGGGAACACCCATGTCTTTTCCTGGCTTTGACGTCCCCACCAAAGATATGGAGATCTAGAAGAATTACCCTGACCCCAAGAGCCTTGACTCTCTTCCATTCGCAGATGTTGCCATCATGGAAGGAGAGCCCCAGGAAGACAGAACAGTGAGCGGCGAGGTGAGTCCTCCCAGCTGAAACCCTTACCATAGCCCGAGCCCCTCCAATGCCCAATGTCCCAGCCTTCAAAATCGTGTGTCATTCCATCAGTTACACTTCCTTCCTCTCAGGACTCTCCAGCAGAAGACGTGATATATGCCCACTTGAACCATGGAACTCTCTCTGAGAGATTGTTCACTCCCACTCCCCTGAGCCCCATGCACCTCTCTGCTGATCCCAGTGTATGAGGAATTCGATGGAAACCAAGACCATGCTGAGCCCTGACCTGCCCCATCCTTTGAGCACACAGAGTGTTATAAAAAAAGACTGGATCTCTTTTTAAAGCGGTTTCTCCACGGatactccttctcctcctgcaaaGTGGCCTGGCAGCTCTGAGGTGAAGAGTGGAGTCCAAGAACTATAGGATCGTCTTCAGAAATCACACAACCTATTAGTAATCCTCTGGCTATCCTGGTACTCTATTTTAACTATCAGACTTTGGGGAGAAGTTATTATAATCAATTGCACATACTGGGTAATTTACCATGATCATCCTACTTTTTCAAAAATTCCAGGAAAGCATAAAAATTTGCAAATTGGGTCTTTAAATTATTCagtgtaaaataaaagaaagcaaattttaaaaagcaacctCTGTTCAGTAATAGCTTACAaggatgaacttatttacaagacagaaacagccTTGTAGACTTACAGAACAAACTTAGAGTTACAGAGGGGAAGGGTCAGGGGAGAAATAGATTGGAAGTTTAAGACTGACATatgcacactgctgtatttaaacaAAGTGCTTTCCATGAAACAGTAATAAAAGCAATGCAAGttggcaaaataaaaagttgaagtaTATTCTGTTTGAGATATCCAGTGTGGTGCCACTTGCCAGAAGaggctgcgtgtgtgtgtgctaagtcgattgagtcatgtttgactctttgctgccggggtccagcctcggcaggatccagggggtaccctcaggatgaatggcgttgacgagagagagagaagacatgtgagaccagccttgatagggccaagtctgcgagggagagagagagaaagagatagagagagagagagagagagagagaatgaccagacgggggtgtttgcagggtctggcagagtctggcaatgctttattttttaccatagcttttataccctaagttagtacatttctaaggggaagatagtttaacattatgtcagcttgtccttcacgaaaccagggtgttttctgcatacttctttgtttatgagggtcttgtacattatcttctggcctgggggcctattaacattttatgcaagtcaggtgaatgtaaacctagtttctgtttctatggtgaccttaactgaaaggtagcgtCTCATAGGGCAGCAGTACAGAGtggaagtataaccttgttaacacaaaaattaatccttctgcagaagttgtcagttgcatttatctaagaagtttaccccacactgactctgcgaatttggtgaggcagcttctgcctagcactcctggctgacaactaacaaccatctcattggtaccacactagggctaagttcttatttctctagatctttaactatattaacaatggtttctataacacaaccttagcacattaaaagcaaaaacacagtaAGCAAATcacagcaagcaaacgtcaacCCAATAGCCAccattagaataatttttcttatgttttctaataggactcctccACCCCTCAAAAAGGTTCTTTGTCtgttagggcttttatataatcaggttctttatgctattttatgattaggatattataagcaatcatgcatattagtaccaagggcataaatgcatttggctaataaactaccagcaaaggagtttaaattaaaacacgcctttcaccctgaataatctcataaaataccaccacctgggaaacttattgattaaaattctaaattgattcttatttgggaagagatcggggaaggccttctgcctgtgtcacagaaattagggagtagtgcattgaggcaggcatcagaaagacagatatcatctttaaggtgagcgctgggGGCAGCTTTTTGGAATCCCTGGAAACCTGAttcgccttgcctgtcaggttttctcctcatgaccttgtcatgggtgggatctcgtgagctggcccctgaaaacctgatccgccttgcccgtcaggttttctccctcatgaccttgtcatgggtgggatctcatgtgccGGCTCCCAgcatttgcgaccccatggatggtgtgtagctcgctaggctcctctctgcatgggattctccaggcaagaatcctggagtgggctgttgttcccttctcaagggaatcttcttgacccagggatcgaacccacatctctcatgtctcttgcattggcaggtggatttgttaccactgagccaccagggaagcccctcaacctTTTCCCAGCTGTGGGCACTGAGGCTGCTGGGATTCCAGGGGTGGAAACAGGACAAGATCCCCCTCAGTCTGGACCTGCCCTGGCCGATAAAGTACTTACCCAGCCACGCGGGACAGACACTGACTCTACACATGTATTAAGTAGAGCGTTCAGTTCTTCAGTCACACCCACCacgtttcaagtgctcagtagcgtCATGTGGCCAGGTGCCAGGGTGCTGGACAGGGCAGTGTTGTACCCGGATCGCAGAATCCCACCAAACACCACAGGAGCCGCGGATCGATGCAAAAACAGTGAGGAACTTTATTACAAGCTCGAGCAGGGACTCTCTTCACACAACGGTGAACGAGCCCCGAGGGAAAGCAGTGAATCATTTTTATACTGTATAGCAGGGGGAGCGGGAAGGGAAGCTTAAGGGGACTGGTTAATTCTTCAACTAAGGATGTCTTCTTAGCTACTGACTGGTGGGTTAGAGTAAGGGGGGTTGAGGGACTTTCCTGTCCTCCCCTGATTGGCTTGTTgcgtttctttctctttaaatttcgTTTTGTCTCCTCGGAGGGGGTTTTACTCAAAATGGCGGTGCTATCCTAAGATGGAGTCGTTTGGGTTT of the Cervus canadensis isolate Bull #8, Minnesota chromosome 18, ASM1932006v1, whole genome shotgun sequence genome contains:
- the LOC122421226 gene encoding putative killer cell immunoglobulin-like receptor-like protein KIR3DX1, with the translated sequence MWPSLLSLLSLGFCVSLRIWAAVGEFEKPSLSAWPSPVVPLGQTVTLQCHFRSPLKRFRLFKADGTSLSELMGNHFNNFTLGPVTGEHAGSYTCSGFSRFLLLLPIHSDPLHIVITGVFTKPAISAHPGPLVQEGRNVTLRCHSPLWFDKFILHQENSTGHFQTRGEMFTGGHASADFSIGPMTLARAGTYRCYGSVSHSPYEWSAPSDPVDIVTTESTASTCPSTVNPHTTGEAKLPQGHSSQLHLLLRLSVAFIYTSIFLAVLVCHWFPKKCCHHGRRAPGRQNSERRGGFVTTEPPGKPLNLFPAVGTEAAGIPGVETGQDPPQSGPALADKFTGT